CGAGACCGAGGTCTGGCAGCGGCTGGCCGCCGGGCAGGCCGCCGCGCCGTCGGATCCCGAGCAGGTGACGCGGCTCGTCGCGCAGATGGTGCTCGAACTGGCCGGGCCCGCCCGGCGGCTGACACTCGCCCGCCACGCGATCTTCCATGAGGCCGCGTTCCACCCCGGCCTGCAGGAACGGATCGGCGCGGCCCGGCAGCGGCTGGCCGCCTGGGGCAAGCCGTGGCTCGCGCATCTCGGCTCACGCGACCCGCAGGCCGACTACCTGACGATGCTCGCGCTGATCGACGGCCTGCTCGCGATCCAGCTCGCCTGCCCCGACCCCGCCTTCGACCCCACCCCATCGATCCGCACCGCCCTGCGCGGCCTGGCCGCCGGGTGAAGAATCAGTCCCGGCCCAGCCACGTGGTGACGCAGGCTTCGTTGCCCTCCGGGTCGGCGAGCACCCGGAACGCCGGCATCGCGCCGTCGTCGACCATCCGCCCGCCCGCCGCCAGCGCCGCCGCCACCCGGCGGTCGGCCTCGTCGTGCGGCACCGAGACGTCCAGGTGGATGCGGTTACGCTGCGGGCGCGGCGCGTCCAGCTGCTGGAACCACACCGCCGGGCCCTGACCGTACGGGTCGGCGAGCGATCCGTCGGGCTCCGGCGCGTACCCGAGCACGGCCTGCCAGAACGGGCGCACCGCGGCGATGTCCAGCGCGTCGATCGCGATCTCCAGCGCCTGCACGGCCCGCTCCGGCCCGGCCGTCGCGTCGATCGCGTATCCGGCCTCGCCGAGCGCGGCCGAGACCCGGGCCGCCAGCGCCGTCTCCGCCGCGGTGGGCCGGGAGCCGGGCCGCCGCACGGTCAGCAGCACCCGGTCGGCGCGCAGGTCAAGATGCAGGTGGCGGTCGTCGCCGGACCCCGCCGCCGCGACCGCGCGGGCCGCCACGTCGACCGCCTGCGCGGGCGCCGCCACCGGCACCACGGCCTGCAGCTCGCCCAGCACGAACCGCCAGCCGAGCCCGGTGACCGCATCGGACGCCTGCCGCCGGGTGAGAACCGTCTCGCTCATGCTCCGATCGTCGCAGCACACCCCGACACTCGCGGCGTACCCCTGAGAGCGGCGAGCTCGGGTAGCCTTGCCCGGCATGAACGCCAGGGAGCACGACGACCCGCTGGACCGGCTGGCGGCCGAAGAGGACTGGAGCCGCCGGGCGCGCGCGGTCGAGAAGGACGTGCGGCGCGAGCTGCGCAGGCCGGTGTTCCGTCCGGCCCGGACACCCCGCCCGCGGGGCGCGCGGCCGGAGCGCGGCGGCGTGTCCTGGATCTTCGTGCTGCTGGTGCTGCTGACGGTGGGCAGCGCCGCGGCGACCTGGGCCGGGCTCGGCCCGGCCACGCTGACCGTGTTCGTCTTCGTGCTGTCCGGCTGGCTGGTGACGCTGTGCCTGCACGAGTTCGCCCACGCGCTGACCGCGCACCGGGGCGGTGACGACACCGTCGCCGGCAAGGGCTACCTGCGCCTGGACCCGCGCCGGTACGGCCACCCGGTGTTGACCCTGATCCTGCCGCTGCTCGTGCTGCTCATCGGCGGCCTGCCGCTGCCCGGCGGCGCGGTGCTGATCGAGACGCACCGGCTGCGCAACCGGCTGCGCGACGCGATGGTCTCGCTGGCCGGTCCGGCGGTGAACATCATCGCGGCGGCGGTCCTGCTCACGACGGTCTCGGCGTTCGGCCCGGAGTATCTGGCACTGGTGCCCGCGCCGGAGGCGGCGTTCTGGGCGGCGCTGTCGCTGCTGGCATACCTGCAGGTCGCGGCGGCGATCCTGAACCTGCTGCCGGTGCCCGGCCTGGACGGCTGGGGCACGATCGAGCCGTACCTGCCCTCCTCCGCGCGCCGGGTCGGCGACCGGATCAAGCCGTTCGGCATCCTGCTGGTGTTCGCGCTGCTCTGGATCGACGTGTTCCGGGACCTGTTCAGCGAGGCGACGTTCTTCTTCCTCGACGTGTCCGGCATCCCGCTGGAGGCGGTGGGCCTCGGCTACCACCTGTTCCAGTTCTGGCGGGGCTGGTGACCTTCGCGGTCGGGCGCGGTGACCACTCCGTCGCCGCGCCGGTCCCCGTCAGAGATCGAACTCGCCGGCCTTGGCCGAGCGCAGGAACGCCGTCCACTCCTCGTGGCTGAACGCGACGGCCGGCCCGTCGGTCCGCGCCCGGCGCACGCGCACCTCGTCCGTCCCGTAGCCCACCTCGACGCAGGCGTTGGTGTCGCAGTACGAGCCGATCCGCCAGGTCACCTGCTCGCTGTCGTCCGATGTCACGGGCTCGCCCTCCCATCGATAGCCGGCTCTCAAATCTACAAGCTCCGGCACACGCGGGGACCCGGCGAACGTGCCCGCTTTCGGCCGGTGACCGGCACTCGTGGACACGGGTGCCGATCACCGAGGCTTCGGCCGAGGTGCTCGGCTACCGGGACGCGAAGTCGCCGGCCCCCACGCCGGCGACGAACGTCTGCCACTCCTGGCGGCTGAAGCGGAGGACGGGCCCCTGCGGGTTCTTTCCGTCGCGTACGGCGATCTCCTGACCGGCGAGCGCCACCTCGACGCACGCGCTCGAATCGCAGTAGCTGCTCTTCACCCAGCCAGTGGGCGTTTCGACAACAGACATCTTCTGATCAGCAATTCCCTTCGGACCGGACTGGTGGTTATCACCTCGCTCAACGATCAATGGCCGCCTTTAGCGCGGCGACCCGTGCCTCCACCAGGAGGACCGACTTCTCCTCCGGGTACGACACGCGCCACATCTCGTCGAACATCCACCGATGCCGGTGCAGCGCCTCGGGGGCGTGCACCACCTCGTCCTTCAGCCAGCTCTCCCGGTAGAGGACGAGGTCGTCGTCGGCGCCGAGGTCCAGGATCACGAAGGGGCCGAGCATCACGAAGGACCCCTTCGTGAACGGCAGGATGCGCAGCACCACCTTGCCGGCGGCGACGTGGGCGAGCAGCTGCCTGAGCTGCTCGTACATCATCTCCGGCCCGCCGACCTCGCGATGCAGCACGGACTGGTCGAGCACGAGCAGATACTCGGGCGGATCGGGCCGGTCGAAGACCTGGCTGTGCCGGCGCATCCGCACCTCCAGCCGGACGGCGCGCTGCTCGTCCGACATCTCGGCGAGGTCCCGGTTCCAGAATTCGAACACGGCGTCGGCGTGCTCCCGGGTCTGCAGGACACCCGGGATCATCGTCGAGGAGAAGCAGCGGATCGCCGTCGCCTGGCTCTCGAACTGCAGCAGCTGCAGCATCCCGTTGGTCAGCTGGCTGCGGTAGTCCGACTGGTCCCACCAGCCCCGGCGCCGGGAGGTCCGGGCGTCCTGGGCGAGCTGGTCGACGGTGTCGCGGTCGGTGACCCCGAGCGTCTGCAGCAGTGCGCGGAGGTCGGTGCTGGACACCGTGACCTCGCCGCTCTCGATCCGCTGCACCTTGGACAGCGACCAGTCCAGAGCCTCGGCGACCTGCCCCTGCGTGAGCTCGTGCGCCTCCCGGGAGCGCCGCAGCGCGAGCCGGAGACGCCGACGGGCCACCGCGGGCGAGTCACCCGAACTCATGGTGGTCCTCCCGACGAGTCAATCAGCCGTACCGCAGATCGAGATGCCGCTGAGCGAGTAACGCAACGACGTTACACCTCCGCGGCATCCCTGGGGACCGCCTCGCGACACAAAACGATGTCAATTCGTCAGGTGGTCGTCGGCGTACCCCATGGCGCGGACCAGAGCGTGCACGACCTGCGAAAAGGTGCGCCGGTCGGTGCTTCGGAAGAGCACCTGCGGCGAGCCCTCGCAGACGCCGTGCAACTCGTAGGAGTGACCGCCGGTGCGCCGGCAGCCGCCGACCCCGGCGGCAGCGAGGGCGGCCGGAAGCGGCGGCGCTTCCTTGCCGCTCCGCATGAGATCGACCGACCTTGATCGCCATAGAGCAATCTGCGGTACCGCAGAATTTAACGAAGATCAAAGTTAATCAGTCCGATCACGGCCGTCCACCGCCGACGGACCGGCGCACGGCCCTGACCGTCGGCGGCGCGGACGGCGGCGGCGTCACATCTGGAGCCCCTCCTCGATGGTCTTGAGCTTGTGCCGGGCCATGGCCAGGTTCGCCCGCCCCTTGCTCAGCACCAGGTAGAGGAAGAGCCCCTGGGTGTTGCGGCTGGTGAGCGGCCGGATCACGTGGTACTGCCCGCTCAGGGTGATCAGGATGTCCTCGATGTTCTCCTTGAGCTTGAGCATCTCCAGCGTGCGCAGCTTCGCCCGCACCACGTCGGTGTTGCCCGCCGCGGCGATGGTCAGGTCGAAGTCCTTGCTGTTGCCGAGCGTGCCCAGCGCCATCCCGCTGGTGTAGTCCACCAGCGCGACGCCGGTCGCGCCCTCGATCTGCATCGCTTCCTGCAGCGAGCTCTCCATGTCAGCCATGGCCTACCTCGTTCTCTTTCCGGGTGAAGGGTCGTACTGTTCGGTGGTTCGGCGCTGTTCGGCCTGCCGGACCAGCTCGCCGATGCGGACGGCGGCCGGGCGGGCCTCGTGGTGCAGGCGGGCGACGTTGAGCTCCCGCCCCGCGATGACGGTGAGCAGTGCCGATGCCCCGGCGGCGAAGGTCGCCACGTAGCCGTTGGTGGCCGTGGTGACCGATTCGCGGAACTCGCCGGCCCGCACCGCCGCCACGGTCTGCTGCCCCAGACCGAGCTGGGCCGCCGACATCGCGGCGAACACCTCCGGCTCCACACCGTGCGTGTCCTGCGCTATCAGCAGGCCGTCCACGCTGGCCACGACGACGCCGAGCACGTGGGGCAGGCGCAGGCGCAGGTCGCGTATCTCAGCGAGCACCGGACTGTCAGGTGTCAAAGGGGTGACTCCTCTCCTCCTACCGCGTAGGACACTTCTCAGCAGGTGACGCATCACAGCGCCCCCAGCCCGGCGAGGAGCCGGACGAGGATCTGCTCGGACACCCGGGGTTCTGCCGCCATCCCGACCGGCACCAGGAACTCGGCCGCCGGCTGGTGCCGTACGTCACGATGCGGGAGCACGGGCGGCGGCAGGCTGGTGTCCACCGGCTCCGGTTCGGGCAGCGGCTCGGGCTCCGGGGCCGGCTGGGCGTGCCTGCCGACCCGCTCCGCCTCCGGGGTCGCGGGCAGGCCCGCGGCGGCCCGCGCGCGCACGGTGGCGACGGACTCGGCGGCCGCGGAGCCGCCGGGCCGCCCCGGCTCGACCAGCCCGGACCTCGCCATCCGGCGCACCTCGAGCATGACCGAGAAGGTGTCGCGGCCCAGCAGGCGGGCCAGGTCGACGGGGCTGCGGCGGCGGTCGGCGTTGGCCACGACCTCCCACTGCAGCGCGGTCAGCGCCACACACTGCGAGCGCAGCCGGCGCTGCGGGAGCACGGCCGCGGTGTCGATGGCGGCGTCCGGCCAGGCGTCGGCGAGCAGCCGCTTGCGCCGGTCCACCTCCTGGCAGACCACGCGCAGGTCGAGGGTGCGCAGGTGGCCGACCGGATGGCGGGCGCGGTGCTCGAACTGCGTACCCACGACCAGGTCGAACAGGAAGAAGGCGGCGTCGTAGAGCGCCATCACGCCCAGCGCCTCCAGCTCGGGCTGGCTGACCAGCCCGCCGTCCACCAGCTCGGGGCCGATGCGGTGCTGGGCGCGGCCGGCGTTGACCGCGGCGCGCCACGCCTCGGCGGGCAGCCGGCCGGAGGCGGTCAGCAGCCGCTCCAGCCCGGACGCGACCGGGCACTCGGCGTATGCGATGCGGCCGTCCGCGATGTACACGACCCCGCCGGGCGGGTCGAGGATGCGCAGGGCGCCGGTGACGCCGGCCGCGCACCAGGGCTCCAGCAGTTCGCGCAGCATCGGCCGGCGTGAGCTCGTAGGCATACGGCGGTCAGTTCGCGCTGATCTGCGCGGCGACGGCGCTCAGCTGCCGCTGCGCCACGACCAGGTTGCCCACCGCCCGGTCCAGCCACAGGTAGAGCACCATGCGTGCCTCGATGTCCGAGCGCAGCAGGCGCATCACGTGATAGCCGTTGCCGGCGGTGATCACGATGTCCTCGACGTGGGCGGGCTGCCCGACGGTGGCGAAGGCCGCGGTCTGCATGGTCGCGTGGATCATGTCCGCCGCGTCCGCGGGCGCGTCGCCGATACTGCCCGGCCCCCGGCCGGCCGCGCCGATGACCGATCCGCTGGGGAAGTCGATGAGGCTCGCCCCGTGTACGCCCTGGAGCGCCATCAACTGCTGAAGGCAGTCGTCGATATCAAGCACACCCGCTCCCCGGAGAGTGAGGCCACCCGCGGGTCGTCGCCGCTCGGCGTGCCTGAATCACCGCCGCGGTAACGGGTAGCTCGGTGCAGACTACAGCAGGTGACAGAGATAAGAGATGATTCACGCGAAAACTATTCGTCTGTAACTTTTGCCCGAAAGTCCGATTCAAGTCGCATGTAGACGGTCCGCCGGGTTGGTTGCCCACCACGTGAGTCCCCCGCCGAACCCCGACCGCACGGGAGGTTACGCACCTTCGACCTCGGCGAATCGCACACACTGTCCGTCACCGAGGGATTGCGTACCCGGCATGCCTCCGATAAGGACCCTCACGCCGCGAGGGCCGGCCGCCTCCACCGGGGGTGGGAGGCGGCCGGCCCTCGCGGTGCCGGGGGTTGCGGTTACGCCGACCGCTTGGTCTTGCGGGCCAGCCACCACACGACGGTGACGACGGCCGCGCCGACGACCCACGGCCGGGGGTTGCGCCGGACGCTGTCCATCACGTCGCGGCCCGCCGCCTCCCACTCCTGGGAGCTGGACGGCATCTTCACGGCGAGATCGTGCACGACCTCGCCCGCCTTGTCGCGGGCCAGCGCCGCCGTCGCGGCGACCTGGTCCTTGACCTCCCCCGCCTGGGTGGCGAGGGTGTGACCGGACTCGGCCAGGGTGTGCCTGACCTCGCCGGCCTGCGCGGCGACCGCGCGACCCGACTCGGCCAGCGTCTCCTTGAGCTGGCTGGCCGAAGCGGCGACTCCGTTGTTCCTTGCCATGAGCAGACCTCCTCGTTCGCGCCGAGCACGCCTAAGAACGTGGCCCGTTCGCGAACCGGATACCCGCTCGGGAGAGCGCTAATCGCGGCAGCCGGGACGGGAGAGCCGGATCTCAGCTGACCTCACGGACGAGGACGAACTCGCCGTTCTTGATCTGCAGCAGGATGAACGTGGGGTTGGGCTGGGTGCCGTCCGGCTTGAACTCCGCCGGGCCGGAGAGCAGCTCGATGTCGCCGGGCTTGGTCTCGGCGATCGCCTTGCGCACGGCCTCCCGGTCGACGGTGCCCGCCCGCTGGATCGCGTTCAGGCTGAGCCGGACGGCGTCGTACGCCTGCATGGTGAACGGACCGGGCTCGTGGCCGTAGGAGGCGCGGTACTTGGCGGCCCAGTCCGTGGCCGCGGGCTCGAACTGCGCCAGCGGCAGCGTGATGCCGTACACGCCCTGCTCCTGGGCGGGTGTGAGCTGGTCGAACAGCGTCGGGTCGGTGCCCGCGTCGGACAGCATGATCGTGCCCTGGAAGCCCGAGTCGCGCAGGTCGCGGATCATGCGGGCGGCCTCGGGGTAGTAGCCGGTGAAGAAGACCAGGTCGGCGTTCTTCTCGCGCACCGTGTCCACCACCCGCGGGTAGCTGGTGGCGCCCTGGCTGACCGTGATCTGGTCGGCCAGGGTCAGCGGCCCGCCGTTCTTGGTCACGTCCGCCACGGCGGCGTCGGCGATGGTCTCCGGGAAGCTGGTGCCGTCGTCGATCACCAGCAGCCGCTTGCGGCCCAGCGACTCCATCGCGTCGACCGCGTGCGCCGCCTCCACCGTGGTGGTGCCGGAGAGCAGGAAGACGCTGTTGTAGCCGGGCACCAGCAGATCGGTGGAGTTCGCCGCCGGGATGATCATCGGGATGCCGGCGGTGTGGAACACCTTGAGCACGGGCACCGCGGCCACGCTGCAGCCGCCGCCGACGGAGACGGTGATGTCCCGGCCGATCATCTCGTTGGCCTTGACCACCGCCGTGCCGGGGTCGCACGCGTCGTCGCCGACGACCAGCTCCACCTTGCGCCCGAGCACGCCGCCGGCCTCGTTCGCGTCCTGGATGGCGATCTGGTACGCCTCCAGCAGGCGCTTGCCCGTGGGCGCGTTGTCGCCGGTCAGCGGAATCAGCGCGCCGAGACGCACCACCTGGGGTGTTTCATCTGTTTCGGCGGTGTCCTGACAGGCGGCGACCATCCCGCCCAGGGCGGCGGCGAGCACCATGCTCACCACCCGCCTCAACTGACGCAGCGCGCCCGACTCGTGGAGCTTGTCCATATCGTGAATTAATATCAGAATTCTCGGGAAAGTCGGAATCGCCGCATAGGCTGGCCGACTTGTACTGCTAGCAGCACCGGACAGGTCGGCTGAGGCCGACCGGAGGAGGACCCCCGAAACATGCGCTGGCCGTCGTGGAGGCGGGCCGTCAAACGGCTCGGCAGGCCGGGCGTGTCCGCCCGCCGGGCCGACCCGGTGCTGCGGCCGCGCCGCAGCCTTGGCATGACCGCCGCTCTGGCGGCCGTGCTGTGTGGGCTGGGTGCGTTCACCCTCTGGGGCACGCTGCAGGCCACCCAGGCCACCGAGGCGCAGTCCAGGGCGCTCGTGCTGGACGCGGTCTTCAGCGAGGCGAGTTCGGCGGTGGCGGTGCAGGAGATGCAGGCCCGCCACTACCAGCTGGAGCCGTCCGTGGCGGCGCGCGCCCGCTACCTGGAGTCCGCCGCGCAGGCCGACGCGGCGCTGCGCCGGGCGGTCGAGCTGAGCTCGGGCGCGGCCCACGACGACGCGCTGCGGCTGCAGGCCGAGCAGTCGGCGTACCGGCAGGCCGCCGACGAGCTGATCGTCATGGTGACCGACCGCAACCCGGAGGCGGTCACCCAGGACCGGCTGGAGGTCACCCCGGCCTACTACACGCTCCAGCACGACGTCACCGAGGTGTCCCGGGCCCACCACGTGCAGGCCCAGAAGCTGGTCGCCGACCTGCGCAAGGTGCAGACCCGGATGTTCGCGGCGACCGTCGTCGGCTTCGCGGTCGGCCTCGGCCTGGTCGCCGCGATCTGGCGGGTCATGCTCGGCTACCAGCGCCGCGTGCTGCAGCACGCCGAGGTCAGCCAGCACCAGGCGCTGCACGACCCGCTCACCGGGCTGGCCAACCGGCTGCTGTTCCAGCGGCAGCTGGAGGACGCCCTCGACCCGAACGGCGCCGCGTCGGGTGACCAGCTCGCGGTCATGCTGATCGACATGAACGGCTTCAAGGC
The Catellatospora sp. IY07-71 DNA segment above includes these coding regions:
- a CDS encoding DUF6232 family protein translates to MRSGKEAPPLPAALAAAGVGGCRRTGGHSYELHGVCEGSPQVLFRSTDRRTFSQVVHALVRAMGYADDHLTN
- a CDS encoding TetR/AcrR family transcriptional regulator gives rise to the protein MSDRRQQLLDAAIEVLGTRGLRALTHRAVDAAAELPEGSTSNAFRTREALIGGVLDRLVEIETEVWQRLAAGQAAAPSDPEQVTRLVAQMVLELAGPARRLTLARHAIFHEAAFHPGLQERIGAARQRLAAWGKPWLAHLGSRDPQADYLTMLALIDGLLAIQLACPDPAFDPTPSIRTALRGLAAG
- a CDS encoding site-2 protease family protein, producing the protein MNAREHDDPLDRLAAEEDWSRRARAVEKDVRRELRRPVFRPARTPRPRGARPERGGVSWIFVLLVLLTVGSAAATWAGLGPATLTVFVFVLSGWLVTLCLHEFAHALTAHRGGDDTVAGKGYLRLDPRRYGHPVLTLILPLLVLLIGGLPLPGGAVLIETHRLRNRLRDAMVSLAGPAVNIIAAAVLLTTVSAFGPEYLALVPAPEAAFWAALSLLAYLQVAAAILNLLPVPGLDGWGTIEPYLPSSARRVGDRIKPFGILLVFALLWIDVFRDLFSEATFFFLDVSGIPLEAVGLGYHLFQFWRGW
- a CDS encoding branched-chain amino acid ABC transporter substrate-binding protein — translated: MDKLHESGALRQLRRVVSMVLAAALGGMVAACQDTAETDETPQVVRLGALIPLTGDNAPTGKRLLEAYQIAIQDANEAGGVLGRKVELVVGDDACDPGTAVVKANEMIGRDITVSVGGGCSVAAVPVLKVFHTAGIPMIIPAANSTDLLVPGYNSVFLLSGTTTVEAAHAVDAMESLGRKRLLVIDDGTSFPETIADAAVADVTKNGGPLTLADQITVSQGATSYPRVVDTVREKNADLVFFTGYYPEAARMIRDLRDSGFQGTIMLSDAGTDPTLFDQLTPAQEQGVYGITLPLAQFEPAATDWAAKYRASYGHEPGPFTMQAYDAVRLSLNAIQRAGTVDREAVRKAIAETKPGDIELLSGPAEFKPDGTQPNPTFILLQIKNGEFVLVREVS
- a CDS encoding helix-turn-helix transcriptional regulator; its protein translation is MSSGDSPAVARRRLRLALRRSREAHELTQGQVAEALDWSLSKVQRIESGEVTVSSTDLRALLQTLGVTDRDTVDQLAQDARTSRRRGWWDQSDYRSQLTNGMLQLLQFESQATAIRCFSSTMIPGVLQTREHADAVFEFWNRDLAEMSDEQRAVRLEVRMRRHSQVFDRPDPPEYLLVLDQSVLHREVGGPEMMYEQLRQLLAHVAAGKVVLRILPFTKGSFVMLGPFVILDLGADDDLVLYRESWLKDEVVHAPEALHRHRWMFDEMWRVSYPEEKSVLLVEARVAALKAAIDR
- a CDS encoding roadblock/LC7 domain-containing protein, whose product is MTPDSPVLAEIRDLRLRLPHVLGVVVASVDGLLIAQDTHGVEPEVFAAMSAAQLGLGQQTVAAVRAGEFRESVTTATNGYVATFAAGASALLTVIAGRELNVARLHHEARPAAVRIGELVRQAEQRRTTEQYDPSPGKRTR
- a CDS encoding DUF397 domain-containing protein is translated as MSVVETPTGWVKSSYCDSSACVEVALAGQEIAVRDGKNPQGPVLRFSRQEWQTFVAGVGAGDFASR
- a CDS encoding VOC family protein — its product is MSETVLTRRQASDAVTGLGWRFVLGELQAVVPVAAPAQAVDVAARAVAAAGSGDDRHLHLDLRADRVLLTVRRPGSRPTAAETALAARVSAALGEAGYAIDATAGPERAVQALEIAIDALDIAAVRPFWQAVLGYAPEPDGSLADPYGQGPAVWFQQLDAPRPQRNRIHLDVSVPHDEADRRVAAALAAGGRMVDDGAMPAFRVLADPEGNEACVTTWLGRD
- a CDS encoding DUF397 domain-containing protein, with product MTSDDSEQVTWRIGSYCDTNACVEVGYGTDEVRVRRARTDGPAVAFSHEEWTAFLRSAKAGEFDL